Proteins encoded together in one Streptomyces sp. B1I3 window:
- a CDS encoding pyridoxal phosphate-dependent aminotransferase: protein MTAAAATAGDYPMQRWVFEDAAGRFDIDLGDSNMLPGRFDQLSVPPGLELDYGHDRGIGALRDRVAALYDGDTASVLITQGAQQALYLVYASLLAPGSQVIVFRPGWQQSWDITADLGCQVDCAPYRKDLTFDVEAAAALAGPGLRLIVANSPCNPTGRRIADADLKGLLELAERHDAHLLLDEEYALDLKDSPARGSDRVISVSSLSKVYGFPGLRVGWLYGPPEVVEGCARRKFLSTIANSVLCETLACDVLDHRDRYLRHYAELTGQGLKLVRDFAERNADAVQLVEPENTPFAWLRLTTGEQPLALCRRVLDAGVLLMPGETLGASDGFRICFARDPEAVTEGLRRIEPLLRPSPKDPPSAAALSGQNSNLPNGVL, encoded by the coding sequence GTGACCGCCGCAGCCGCAACGGCTGGCGACTACCCGATGCAGCGGTGGGTGTTCGAGGACGCCGCGGGGCGCTTCGACATCGACCTCGGGGACAGCAACATGCTCCCCGGGCGGTTCGACCAGCTCTCCGTGCCCCCGGGCCTGGAGCTGGACTACGGCCATGACCGGGGCATCGGCGCGCTGCGCGACCGGGTCGCGGCCCTCTACGACGGTGACACCGCCTCCGTACTGATCACCCAGGGGGCACAGCAGGCCCTCTACCTCGTCTATGCCTCCCTGCTCGCTCCCGGTTCGCAGGTGATCGTCTTCCGCCCGGGCTGGCAGCAGTCCTGGGACATCACCGCCGATCTGGGTTGCCAGGTCGACTGCGCCCCCTACCGCAAGGATCTGACCTTCGACGTGGAGGCCGCCGCCGCGCTGGCCGGCCCCGGTCTGCGGCTGATCGTCGCCAACTCCCCCTGCAACCCCACCGGTCGGCGGATCGCCGACGCGGACCTGAAGGGGTTGCTGGAGCTGGCGGAGCGGCACGACGCCCATCTGCTGCTCGACGAGGAGTACGCGCTGGACCTGAAGGACTCCCCCGCGCGCGGCAGCGATCGGGTGATCTCCGTCTCCAGCCTCTCCAAGGTGTACGGCTTCCCCGGGCTGCGCGTCGGCTGGCTGTACGGGCCGCCGGAGGTCGTCGAGGGGTGCGCGCGGCGCAAGTTCCTTTCCACCATTGCTAATTCGGTCCTCTGCGAGACTCTGGCCTGTGATGTCCTGGACCACCGGGACCGGTATCTGCGCCATTACGCGGAGCTGACCGGCCAGGGGCTCAAGCTCGTACGGGACTTCGCGGAGCGCAACGCCGACGCCGTGCAGCTCGTGGAGCCCGAGAACACCCCCTTCGCCTGGCTCCGGCTGACCACCGGGGAGCAGCCGCTCGCGCTGTGCCGCCGGGTGCTGGACGCCGGGGTGCTGCTGATGCCGGGCGAGACCCTCGGGGCCTCGGACGGCTTCCGGATCTGTTTCGCCCGCGATCCCGAGGCCGTGACCGAGGGACTGAGACGGATCGAACCGCTGCTCCGCCCCTCCCCCAAAGATCCCCCGTCCGCTGCGGCACTCAGCGGACAGAACAGCAATCTGCCGAACGGAGTCCTGTGA
- the dapF gene encoding diaminopimelate epimerase, with protein sequence MTDFFKYQALGNDYVVIDPRYTDVPVSPESVRLVCDRHFGIGADGVLHGPLEEPRPGVPVPLALFNSDGSVCERSGNGLRMFALHLAEREPETWAGGEAFTLRTAAGDSPVQILDAATGRVQVGLGRPRFDAAALPLLNEDGTPAEGPTLSVPLTVGERKLTVTALHNGNPHTVVPVAEPTAELARSLGPEIAGHARFPHRTNVQFLRVVSRDVLEIEVYERGAGYALASGSSACAAASAARELGLCDDRVEVRMSGGSVSVAIAPDGAVTLTGDAQQVATGVFAPPLRARLDRTPETVQ encoded by the coding sequence ATGACCGACTTCTTCAAGTATCAGGCATTGGGCAACGACTACGTGGTGATCGACCCCCGCTACACCGACGTCCCCGTCTCCCCCGAGTCCGTACGGCTCGTCTGCGACCGGCACTTCGGCATCGGCGCGGACGGGGTGCTGCACGGACCGCTGGAGGAGCCCCGCCCCGGGGTCCCGGTACCGCTGGCCCTGTTCAACTCGGACGGCTCCGTCTGCGAGCGCAGCGGCAACGGGCTGCGGATGTTTGCCCTGCACCTGGCCGAGCGGGAGCCGGAGACCTGGGCGGGCGGTGAGGCGTTCACGCTCCGCACCGCTGCGGGCGACAGCCCCGTACAGATCCTCGACGCGGCGACCGGACGGGTTCAAGTCGGTCTGGGCAGGCCCCGGTTCGACGCCGCCGCACTGCCGCTGCTGAACGAGGACGGCACCCCCGCCGAGGGACCGACGCTCTCCGTACCGCTGACGGTCGGGGAGCGGAAGCTGACGGTGACCGCTCTTCACAACGGGAACCCGCACACTGTGGTGCCCGTGGCCGAGCCGACCGCCGAACTCGCCCGGAGCCTGGGACCCGAGATCGCCGGACACGCCCGCTTCCCGCACCGCACCAATGTGCAGTTCCTGCGGGTGGTGAGCCGCGACGTCCTGGAGATCGAGGTGTACGAACGCGGCGCCGGCTACGCGCTGGCCTCGGGCAGCAGCGCCTGCGCCGCTGCCTCCGCCGCCCGCGAACTGGGGCTCTGCGACGACCGGGTGGAGGTCAGGATGTCCGGCGGCAGCGTGAGTGTCGCCATCGCCCCGGACGGCGCGGTGACCTTGACCGGGGACGCCCAGCAGGTGGCGACCGGTGTGTTCGCCCCACCACTGCGCGCCCGGCTGGACCGCACCCCGGAGACCGTCCAGTGA
- a CDS encoding 2OG-Fe dioxygenase family protein translates to MPLGSQGFTVVDLPEVAPDILPSYDRCPVDDYMGNGTRFKRFSQYKLTPVENESWSFKRLPHRDYTTFKKFNPVGGGIRRVYDPIEVDFTPLIAEGIRELGLDRSEPWQINVHQNRTRAEGGKPGPLTPEGVHHDGHEFVMIAILNKVNVAGGTTRLWNPGADEPFWSGTLDAGQAVLLDDRALAHDVTDVLSADGGPGHRDIVIIAFSRWAEKWYGDEHDAAALDDQED, encoded by the coding sequence ATGCCGCTCGGCAGCCAAGGATTCACCGTCGTCGACCTGCCGGAGGTCGCACCCGACATCCTGCCCAGCTACGACCGATGCCCGGTCGACGACTACATGGGCAACGGGACCCGCTTCAAGCGGTTCTCGCAGTACAAGCTCACTCCCGTCGAGAACGAGAGCTGGTCGTTCAAGCGGCTTCCGCACCGCGACTACACCACGTTCAAGAAGTTCAACCCGGTCGGCGGCGGCATCCGCCGCGTCTACGATCCGATCGAGGTGGACTTCACCCCGCTGATCGCCGAAGGCATCCGCGAACTCGGCCTGGACCGGTCCGAGCCGTGGCAGATCAACGTCCACCAGAACCGGACCCGTGCCGAGGGCGGCAAGCCCGGCCCGCTCACTCCGGAAGGGGTGCACCACGACGGGCACGAGTTCGTCATGATCGCGATCCTGAACAAGGTGAACGTGGCGGGCGGCACCACCCGGCTGTGGAACCCGGGGGCGGACGAGCCCTTCTGGTCGGGCACTCTCGACGCCGGCCAGGCGGTCCTGCTGGACGATCGTGCGCTTGCCCATGACGTCACCGACGTCCTCTCCGCCGATGGCGGGCCCGGTCACCGCGACATTGTGATCATCGCCTTCTCCCGCTGGGCGGAGAAGTGGTACGGCGACGAGCACGACGCCGCGGCCCTCGACGACCAAGAGGACTGA
- a CDS encoding iron-containing redox enzyme family protein — translation MLEVGTSRAETEPATRFLTTVDEVTALLAKAPDKVDAQFSGDARTALLGRVAEINKAAADNDPHAVYAQQFLLDRLYRLHTKISEQETAEGSTVVHEMGRLLESATAEAQDRLIEPGLLEEAPTEPRAYLSWLKAIARDHRVYKHPYYHEFIRNRATEDDLRNYVMQESVVDGRFDDLLAMMQVGTAGAAKMEIASNFWDEMGNGDHAQVHTTLFNKIFEVFEIPDEELERSLTANSLLNGNLAVLLCRYRALYPEAVGYLGMTEWMAPDRFVQVVHAWERLGLPEVGIVYHRLHVTIDSQHAQGWFHNVVLPAAESARMRRAIARGILWRLNSSATYLDERMPSIAG, via the coding sequence ATGCTCGAAGTTGGTACTTCCCGGGCCGAGACCGAGCCCGCCACCCGCTTTCTGACCACCGTCGACGAGGTCACCGCGTTACTCGCGAAGGCGCCCGACAAGGTCGACGCACAGTTCTCGGGCGATGCGCGCACCGCCCTGCTCGGCCGGGTGGCTGAGATCAACAAGGCCGCGGCCGACAATGACCCGCACGCCGTGTACGCGCAGCAGTTCCTGCTCGACCGTCTCTACCGGCTGCACACCAAGATCTCCGAACAGGAGACCGCCGAGGGCTCGACCGTCGTGCACGAGATGGGGCGGCTGTTGGAGTCCGCGACCGCCGAGGCGCAGGACCGGCTGATCGAGCCGGGGCTACTGGAGGAGGCGCCCACCGAACCGCGGGCCTATCTCTCCTGGCTGAAGGCGATCGCCCGCGACCACCGGGTGTACAAGCACCCGTACTACCATGAGTTCATCCGCAACCGCGCCACCGAGGACGACCTGCGCAACTACGTGATGCAGGAGTCCGTGGTCGACGGCCGCTTCGACGATCTGCTGGCGATGATGCAGGTCGGCACGGCGGGTGCGGCGAAGATGGAGATCGCCTCCAACTTCTGGGACGAGATGGGCAACGGCGACCACGCCCAGGTCCACACCACTCTCTTCAACAAGATCTTCGAGGTCTTCGAGATCCCGGACGAGGAGCTGGAGCGCTCGCTCACCGCCAACTCGCTCCTCAACGGCAACCTCGCCGTGCTGCTGTGCCGTTACCGCGCCCTGTACCCGGAGGCCGTCGGCTACCTCGGCATGACCGAGTGGATGGCGCCGGACCGATTCGTCCAGGTCGTGCACGCCTGGGAGCGGCTGGGCCTGCCCGAAGTCGGCATCGTCTACCACCGGCTGCACGTCACCATCGACTCCCAGCACGCTCAGGGCTGGTTCCACAACGTGGTGCTGCCCGCCGCCGAGTCCGCCCGGATGCGCCGGGCCATCGCCCGCGGCATCCTGTGGCGGCTCAACTCCTCGGCGACGTATCTGGACGAGCGCATGCCGTCGATCGCCGGCTGA
- a CDS encoding transposase produces MVPVDSGRSAPWRSVYNLINIHIHGRGRIRRLKVCTVAGLLFPGAAQAIELKRRRVDRKTGKISIKTVYAVTSLNAEQATPAQLASLIRGHWSVEAPHHVRDTTFAEDASQLRTGNALRAMATWRNLAIGALRLAGRHGITAALRRNARDATRPLRILDIP; encoded by the coding sequence GTGGTCCCGGTTGACAGCGGCCGGTCCGCTCCCTGGCGTTCGGTCTACAACCTGATTAATATTCACATACACGGACGAGGAAGGATCCGGCGGCTCAAGGTCTGCACCGTCGCCGGACTGCTCTTTCCCGGGGCTGCCCAGGCCATCGAGCTCAAGCGCCGCCGGGTGGACCGCAAGACCGGGAAAATCAGCATCAAGACCGTGTACGCGGTCACCAGCCTGAATGCCGAACAGGCCACCCCCGCCCAGCTCGCCTCCTTGATCCGTGGGCACTGGTCGGTCGAAGCACCGCACCACGTCAGAGACACCACCTTCGCCGAGGACGCCTCACAGCTTCGGACGGGCAACGCGCTCCGCGCCATGGCCACCTGGCGCAACCTCGCCATCGGAGCCCTCCGCCTCGCCGGCCGCCACGGCATCACCGCCGCCCTCAGGCGAAACGCCCGCGACGCCACCCGGCCACTGCGAATCCTGGACATTCCATGA
- a CDS encoding alpha/beta hydrolase: protein MTKRAGILVAVGATLAGLVTAAPSTAQQPPRAAAPPKWTACATQAYPTLQCSTVRAPLDHDMPSGRQVTLALSRIPHTAKTSQGPLLVNPGGPGGSGLSMAGFVASSLPEKLAAQYDVIGFDPRGVGRSTPALDCAPKHFDPVRPDTVPDSYAAEKTNRDRAAAFAAACGRTHGDLLPFMDTVSAAKDLDVIRRALGAQRINYFGYSYGTYLGAVYAKLFPEHVRRLVLDSIVDPRGVWYEDNLGQDYAFDARHKAFAAWVAKNDATYRLGTDPAEVEAAWYRMRDAVKKHPAAGKVGPGELEDTFLPGGYYDGYWPHLAEAFAAYVNGKDEDALAAAYENFGEVDSSGDNGYSVYTAVQCRDAAWPRTWSTWRNDTWQAHRKAPFMTWNNTWYNAPCATWPVEPLTPVRVTNHRIPPALLLQATDDAATPYEGGVAMHGELRGSGLVVEQGGGNHGISLSGNSCLDAYLVDYLTDGTVPRAGGNGADAVCDAQPDPQPLTAAKTGSDTKGSTLHGLLGFRG from the coding sequence ATGACGAAACGTGCAGGCATTCTGGTCGCAGTCGGTGCCACCCTCGCCGGGCTGGTCACCGCGGCACCGTCCACCGCACAGCAGCCCCCTCGGGCTGCCGCGCCGCCGAAGTGGACCGCCTGCGCGACGCAGGCGTATCCCACCCTCCAGTGCTCGACCGTCCGCGCGCCGCTGGACCATGACATGCCGTCAGGCCGCCAGGTCACCCTCGCCCTCTCCCGGATCCCCCACACGGCGAAGACGTCACAGGGCCCACTGCTGGTCAACCCGGGCGGCCCCGGCGGGAGTGGACTCTCGATGGCGGGCTTCGTGGCGTCCTCGCTGCCCGAGAAGCTCGCCGCGCAGTACGACGTGATCGGGTTCGACCCGCGCGGGGTCGGGAGGAGCACCCCCGCCCTGGACTGCGCGCCGAAGCACTTCGACCCGGTGCGCCCCGACACCGTGCCGGACTCCTACGCGGCCGAGAAGACCAACCGCGACCGGGCGGCCGCCTTCGCCGCCGCCTGCGGCAGGACCCACGGCGACCTGCTGCCGTTCATGGACACCGTGAGCGCCGCCAAGGACCTCGACGTCATCCGCCGGGCCCTCGGCGCGCAGCGGATCAACTATTTCGGCTACTCCTACGGCACCTACCTCGGCGCGGTGTACGCCAAGCTGTTCCCGGAGCACGTGCGGCGCCTGGTGCTCGACTCGATCGTCGACCCCCGGGGCGTCTGGTACGAGGACAACCTGGGCCAGGACTACGCGTTCGACGCCCGCCACAAGGCGTTCGCCGCGTGGGTGGCGAAGAACGACGCGACCTACCGGCTCGGCACCGACCCGGCAGAGGTGGAAGCCGCCTGGTACCGGATGCGCGACGCCGTGAAGAAGCACCCCGCGGCCGGCAAGGTCGGTCCGGGCGAACTGGAGGACACCTTCCTGCCCGGCGGCTACTACGACGGCTACTGGCCCCACCTCGCCGAGGCGTTCGCGGCGTACGTGAACGGCAAGGACGAGGACGCGCTCGCCGCCGCGTACGAGAACTTCGGCGAGGTGGACTCCTCCGGCGACAACGGTTACTCGGTGTACACGGCCGTGCAGTGCCGCGACGCGGCCTGGCCCCGGACCTGGAGCACCTGGCGCAACGACACCTGGCAGGCGCACCGCAAGGCACCCTTCATGACATGGAACAACACCTGGTACAACGCCCCCTGTGCCACCTGGCCGGTGGAGCCGCTGACTCCGGTCCGGGTCACCAACCACAGGATCCCGCCGGCGCTACTGCTCCAGGCCACCGATGACGCGGCCACCCCGTACGAGGGCGGCGTCGCCATGCACGGCGAGCTCAGGGGTTCCGGCCTGGTCGTCGAGCAGGGCGGCGGCAACCACGGCATCAGCCTGAGCGGCAACAGCTGTCTGGACGCCTACCTGGTGGACTACCTCACCGACGGCACCGTCCCGAGGGCCGGCGGAAACGGGGCCGACGCGGTCTGCGACGCCCAGCCCGACCCGCAGCCACTGACGGCCGCGAAGACCGGCTCGGACACGAAGGGCAGCACGCTGCACGGGCTGCTCGGCTTCCGCGGCTGA
- a CDS encoding adenylosuccinate lyase, with amino-acid sequence MDEEFRSLTDRLRGEAEESAAFHQLLATEDAEELARVLVERERPLWAHELAAFRLGCRGDRRAFEALVLLLNHRDPERCVSSAHALLLLGDPRTPRAAAALATNTLRTAYALHPVRLLTALRAPESVPALVSTLRGLLAPQEPHWRVALACVEGLGSLGDGAARPVLEAALPHPRLAAAAAAALSRLPVR; translated from the coding sequence ATGGACGAGGAGTTCCGCTCGCTGACCGACCGGCTCCGGGGCGAGGCGGAAGAGTCGGCGGCCTTTCACCAACTGCTCGCCACCGAGGACGCCGAGGAGCTCGCCCGCGTCCTCGTCGAGCGCGAACGCCCCCTCTGGGCCCATGAGCTCGCGGCGTTCCGGCTCGGCTGCCGGGGCGACCGCCGGGCCTTCGAGGCGCTGGTCCTGCTGCTCAACCACCGCGACCCCGAGCGCTGCGTCTCGTCCGCCCACGCGCTGCTGCTCCTCGGCGACCCCCGGACCCCCAGGGCCGCGGCGGCACTCGCCACGAACACGCTGCGGACGGCCTACGCCCTGCACCCGGTGCGGCTGCTCACCGCCCTGCGGGCTCCGGAATCCGTGCCTGCCCTCGTCAGCACCCTGCGGGGCCTGCTGGCGCCGCAGGAGCCGCACTGGCGCGTCGCGCTCGCCTGCGTCGAAGGGCTCGGAAGCCTGGGTGACGGGGCGGCCCGCCCGGTCCTGGAGGCGGCGCTGCCCCACCCGCGCCTCGCTGCGGCGGCGGCAGCGGCCCTCAGCCGGCTGCCGGTGCGCTGA
- a CDS encoding 3-hydroxyacyl-CoA dehydrogenase family protein, which translates to MDTPLSTIAVVGLGTMGTGIAEVLARAGREVIGIDVSEAAALQAVVSLEASTARAVNRERITEQERRDILARFRTFTDLQAAADAELVIEVVPETYEIKQQVFRDLDAVVSPTAILATGTNALSVTRLAAESQHPERVLGMHFFNPAPAMKLVEVVSSVLTAPPAVESVTRLARELGKEPVAVGDRPGFVADGLLFGYLNQAAAMYEANYASREDIDAAMKLGCGLPMGPLALLDLIGIDTARTVLEAMYAASHDRLHAPAPVLGQLSEAGLTGRKAGRGFYTYDTPGGQSTVPDARTPSAGAGEVAGREVSAVGVAGSGTMASGIAEVFAKAGYAVVLAARSQEKADTAKARIAKSLERSVTKGRLTETARDEALARITAAGSLDALADVDLAVEAVAEDLEIKQQLFVTLDKVCKPGAVLATTTSSLPVVAVARVTSRPQDVVGMHFFNPAPAMKLVEVVRTVLTADDVHATVREVCLKVRKHPVDCGDRAGFIVNALLFPYLNNAIKMVEEHYATLDDIDAAMKLGGGYPMGPFELLDVVGLDVSLAIEKVLHSEFRDPGLAPAPLLEHLVAAGCLGRKTGRGFREYARR; encoded by the coding sequence ATGGACACCCCGCTCAGCACCATTGCCGTCGTCGGTCTCGGCACCATGGGAACCGGCATCGCCGAGGTCCTGGCCCGTGCGGGCCGCGAGGTCATCGGCATCGACGTCAGCGAAGCCGCCGCCCTTCAGGCCGTCGTCTCCCTGGAGGCCTCCACCGCGCGGGCCGTGAACCGTGAGCGGATCACCGAGCAGGAGCGGCGCGACATCCTCGCCCGGTTCCGTACGTTCACCGATCTGCAGGCCGCCGCGGACGCGGAACTGGTCATCGAGGTCGTGCCGGAGACGTACGAGATCAAGCAGCAGGTCTTCCGGGATCTCGATGCGGTCGTCTCCCCCACCGCGATCCTCGCCACGGGCACCAACGCCCTGTCCGTGACCCGGCTGGCGGCCGAGTCGCAGCACCCCGAGCGCGTTCTGGGCATGCACTTCTTCAACCCGGCCCCGGCGATGAAGCTCGTCGAGGTGGTCTCCTCGGTGCTGACCGCGCCGCCGGCCGTGGAGAGCGTGACGCGCCTGGCGCGTGAGCTGGGCAAGGAGCCGGTCGCGGTCGGCGACCGGCCGGGTTTCGTCGCGGACGGACTGCTGTTCGGCTACCTCAACCAGGCCGCGGCGATGTACGAGGCGAACTACGCCTCCCGTGAGGACATCGACGCCGCGATGAAGCTGGGCTGCGGGCTGCCGATGGGCCCCCTCGCCCTGCTCGACCTGATCGGCATCGACACCGCCCGCACGGTGCTGGAGGCCATGTACGCGGCGTCGCACGACCGGCTGCACGCACCCGCGCCCGTGCTCGGGCAGCTCAGTGAGGCCGGGCTGACCGGCCGCAAGGCGGGGCGCGGTTTCTACACGTACGACACCCCGGGCGGCCAGAGCACGGTGCCGGACGCCCGGACGCCGTCGGCCGGTGCGGGCGAGGTGGCCGGACGCGAGGTCTCCGCGGTGGGTGTCGCGGGCTCCGGGACGATGGCCTCGGGCATCGCGGAGGTCTTCGCCAAGGCCGGGTACGCCGTGGTCCTCGCCGCGCGCAGCCAGGAGAAGGCGGACACCGCCAAGGCCCGGATCGCGAAGTCGCTGGAGCGCTCGGTCACCAAGGGACGGCTCACGGAGACGGCCCGCGACGAGGCGCTCGCCCGGATCACGGCGGCCGGTTCGCTGGACGCCCTCGCCGACGTGGACCTCGCGGTCGAGGCGGTCGCCGAGGACCTGGAGATCAAGCAGCAGCTGTTCGTCACGCTGGACAAGGTCTGCAAGCCGGGCGCCGTGCTGGCCACCACGACGTCCTCGCTGCCGGTCGTGGCGGTCGCACGGGTGACCTCACGCCCCCAGGACGTCGTCGGCATGCACTTCTTCAACCCGGCACCCGCGATGAAGCTGGTCGAGGTGGTGCGCACGGTGCTGACGGCCGACGACGTGCACGCCACCGTCCGCGAGGTCTGCCTTAAGGTGCGCAAGCACCCGGTGGACTGCGGCGACCGGGCCGGCTTCATCGTCAACGCGCTGCTGTTCCCCTACCTCAACAACGCGATCAAGATGGTCGAGGAGCACTACGCGACGCTCGACGACATCGACGCGGCGATGAAGCTGGGCGGCGGATACCCGATGGGCCCGTTCGAACTCCTGGACGTGGTCGGACTCGACGTCTCGCTCGCCATCGAGAAGGTCCTGCACAGCGAGTTCCGCGACCCAGGCCTGGCCCCTGCGCCACTGCTCGAGCATCTGGTGGCCGCGGGCTGCCTCGGCCGCAAGACGGGGCGCGGCTTCCGCGAATATGCCCGCCGCTGA
- a CDS encoding TetR family transcriptional regulator, producing MSQPAKSPRSSAASDAPESAAGTRAAAQRLKMRRELAAAAMELFATKGYEATTVDEIAGAAGVARRTFFRHFRSKEEAIFPDHDDTLVRAEAVLNAAPAHEHPLDTVCRGIKEVMKMYAAKPAVSVARYKLTREVPTLREAEIASVARYERLFTRYLLGHFDERDHHVGNDDPLLAEVAASAVVTAHNHVLRRWLRADGQGDVEAQLDHAFAIVRDTFGSGIGAGRAVGGETTKAPAATVTAQGEVLVAVARTDAPLDEVMRTIQQALKEL from the coding sequence ATGTCCCAACCCGCCAAGTCCCCCCGTTCCTCCGCCGCGTCCGACGCCCCGGAAAGTGCCGCAGGCACCCGCGCCGCCGCGCAGCGGCTCAAGATGCGCCGCGAACTGGCCGCCGCGGCGATGGAACTGTTCGCCACGAAGGGGTACGAGGCGACGACGGTCGACGAGATCGCGGGCGCTGCCGGAGTGGCCCGGCGTACGTTCTTCCGCCACTTCCGTTCCAAGGAGGAGGCGATCTTCCCGGACCACGACGACACCCTCGTCAGGGCCGAAGCCGTCCTCAACGCGGCACCCGCGCACGAGCACCCGCTCGACACCGTGTGCCGCGGCATCAAGGAAGTCATGAAGATGTACGCGGCGAAGCCCGCGGTCTCCGTGGCCCGCTACAAGCTGACCCGTGAGGTGCCGACACTGCGGGAGGCGGAGATCGCGTCGGTGGCCCGCTACGAGCGCTTGTTCACCCGCTATCTGCTGGGCCATTTCGACGAGCGTGACCACCACGTGGGCAACGACGACCCGCTGCTGGCCGAGGTGGCCGCCTCCGCCGTCGTCACCGCGCACAACCACGTGCTTCGGCGCTGGCTGCGGGCGGACGGCCAGGGGGACGTGGAGGCGCAGCTGGACCACGCCTTCGCGATCGTGCGGGACACGTTCGGTTCCGGTATCGGGGCCGGGCGGGCGGTCGGCGGCGAAACCACGAAGGCCCCGGCGGCCACGGTGACCGCCCAGGGGGAGGTGCTGGTCGCGGTGGCGCGTACCGACGCGCCGCTCGACGAGGTGATGCGCACGATCCAGCAGGCGCTGAAGGAGCTCTGA
- a CDS encoding restriction endonuclease, whose translation MAIPVRRRVPRNDRPAFSLRRTALGFVLAALLLCGAGLALRTAWQSALRHPAVAVATVTALAAVTAAFLRRRHNRRVAAKGAAAVVEAAYDMVDTGLAELDAAVREPEPRPRPEPVDYLDMDPYAFEEAIAGLCRRDGCTEVEVVGGAGDLGADVVATTPDRRRLVIQCKQYGPDNKVGSQDLQRFGGTCYAVHEAEVAVVVTTSTFTEPALEYAGQCGILCVDLESLSAWSEEGAPLPWHAAAAVRPSADA comes from the coding sequence ATGGCGATACCGGTCCGCAGGCGCGTTCCGAGGAACGACCGGCCCGCTTTCAGCTTGCGCCGCACGGCGCTCGGCTTCGTTCTCGCCGCCTTGCTGCTCTGCGGCGCCGGGCTGGCCCTGCGGACGGCCTGGCAGAGCGCCCTGCGGCACCCGGCCGTCGCCGTGGCGACGGTGACCGCCCTGGCCGCCGTGACCGCCGCGTTCCTGCGCCGCCGCCACAACCGCAGGGTGGCGGCCAAGGGGGCCGCAGCGGTCGTCGAGGCCGCGTACGACATGGTGGACACGGGGCTCGCGGAGCTCGACGCGGCGGTCCGGGAACCGGAGCCGCGGCCACGCCCGGAGCCGGTCGACTACCTGGACATGGACCCGTACGCCTTCGAGGAGGCGATCGCCGGCCTCTGCAGGCGGGACGGCTGCACGGAGGTCGAGGTCGTCGGCGGCGCCGGTGACCTCGGGGCCGACGTCGTCGCCACCACCCCCGACCGGCGCCGCCTGGTGATCCAGTGCAAGCAGTACGGACCCGACAACAAGGTCGGATCCCAGGACCTGCAGCGCTTCGGCGGCACCTGCTACGCCGTGCACGAGGCGGAGGTCGCCGTCGTCGTCACCACGAGCACGTTCACCGAACCCGCCCTGGAGTACGCCGGACAGTGCGGCATCCTCTGCGTGGACCTGGAGTCCCTGTCTGCGTGGAGCGAGGAGGGCGCGCCTCTGCCCTGGCACGCGGCGGCGGCCGTCCGGCCGTCGGCGGACGCGTAG
- a CDS encoding GNAT family N-acetyltransferase, whose translation MDPAELLALFDHEMREHARPDGPGVRVERDGPLVRQVGGADDWNGVVWSAPDMDATAADAAIAAQVAYYTALGHDEFEWKCYAHDRPRDLGRRLLAAGFTPQDAETLLIAPVADLPTASALPQGVELHTVADAAGVELMVRAHEAAFGSDGARLRHRALARLADAPGTFVAVVALADGRPVSSARMELSPGTGFAGLWGGGTAPRWRGRGIYRALVAHRARTAAERGYRHLQVDATDRSAPILRRLGFTALSTTTPYVYRTTP comes from the coding sequence ATGGACCCTGCTGAGCTGCTTGCCCTGTTCGACCACGAGATGCGGGAGCACGCACGCCCGGACGGCCCGGGGGTGCGGGTGGAACGCGACGGCCCCCTCGTGCGCCAGGTGGGGGGCGCCGACGACTGGAACGGGGTCGTCTGGTCCGCACCGGACATGGACGCCACGGCGGCCGACGCGGCGATCGCCGCGCAGGTCGCGTACTACACGGCTCTGGGCCACGACGAGTTCGAGTGGAAGTGCTACGCCCACGACCGGCCGCGCGACCTCGGGCGGCGGCTGCTCGCCGCCGGTTTCACCCCACAGGACGCGGAAACCCTGCTGATCGCCCCCGTCGCGGACCTTCCCACCGCCTCGGCTCTCCCCCAGGGGGTCGAGCTGCACACGGTGGCCGACGCGGCCGGTGTGGAGCTGATGGTCCGGGCCCACGAGGCGGCCTTCGGCAGCGACGGGGCACGGCTGCGCCACCGCGCCCTGGCACGCCTCGCCGATGCCCCCGGCACCTTCGTCGCGGTCGTGGCCCTGGCGGACGGCCGGCCGGTGAGCTCGGCGCGCATGGAACTCTCGCCCGGCACCGGGTTCGCCGGGCTGTGGGGTGGCGGGACAGCCCCTCGGTGGCGGGGCAGGGGCATCTACCGGGCCCTGGTCGCCCACCGGGCGCGCACCGCCGCGGAACGCGGCTACCGCCACCTCCAGGTGGACGCGACCGACCGGTCGGCCCCGATCCTGCGCCGGCTCGGCTTCACCGCCCTGAGCACGACGACGCCGTACGTGTACCGCACCACGCCGTAG